CCGGTAAGCAGTTTTTCAGTAACTATTAAAATCTTTGGGTATTGATCTGGTTTGCAAAAACTTTTTCTTATTCTCTTTTCATCTTCTTTTGAAATATGATACTTCTTTAATTCTTCCGAATCGTTATAATTTCCGGTGTACACGACTTCTGAATATTCTGGAGGAAGGTATTTATCCAAAGCGTGTTTGTATAATGCACATGCTTCTCGATCTACAGCTACTACAAAAGCTTTATAACCAAGATTTTCAACGTAAGTCTTATAATGCTCAGAAATAAACTTTGCAATCTTATTTACTCTTCTTTTGCCTTTTAAGAAATTCTTGGTGACTACTGCCCTTTCAAGTATCTTATTCAATTCGTCTATATCGCTTATGCCTTCAGCTTCTGCAAGGCCAAGGAATTCTTTTTCAAGTGTTTCTTCTGGTACTAATAAATCATTAGGAGCGAGTGAATAATAAAGTGGAACGGTTGTACCATCTTCAATAGAATCTGAGATTGAGTATTTATCCAGATAACCTTGTGGATCATCAATGCCGAATGTCTTAAATGTACCTCTGCCATAAACTGTTTTATCTATAGGCGTTCCAGTGAAACCCATGTAAGTAGCATTGGGAATTGCTGCCATAAGATAATTTCCAAGATCACCGGAAGTAGTGCGATGTGCTTCATCTACCAATACATAAATGTTTTTTCTGAGGTTTACATTAGCTGGCATTTCATTAAACTTATGAATCATGCTTATAATGATTCCGCGATAATCTTGCTTTAAAAGATCACGAAGCTTTACAATCCTATCTGCGTGCTCAATGTTTTTTAATCCCAAGGATATGAGATTTTTAATCATCTGATCTTCAAGCTCATTGCGGTCAATAAGTAAAATGATAGTAGGTTTATCTGTGTCTTTGAGCTTGAATAGAATTTCAGCAGCTTTAATCATAGTATATGTTTTACCGGAACCTTGAGTATGCCAAATAAGTCCACGTTTTTTTGTTTCATCAATGCTTCGCGTTACTATCTTTTCAACTGCTTTAACTTGATGCTGGCGAAGTATGTACTTGTTAAGCTCTTCGTTCTTTTCGGCAAAGAGAATATAATTTTTAATGTACGATAAAATTTTTTCGGGCTGAAAGAATGTTTTTATCTTGAATTCAAGATTACCTATTTCGTCTTCCCGACCTTCGCCAAAGTCTTCGGCGGGCAAGCCTCTCCAATTGAAGAGATCCTTTCGATTTAGATTCCAAGTTACTCCATAAGAAAAGCCCAATGCCTCAGTAACTGAGAAAATCTGCTGAGGGACTATCATTTCGGGAGTTTCTTTGTGATAACGTCTGATTTGATCTATTCCGATAGCTAATGCTTCATCTTTTGTAGCACTTTTACATTCAACAACTACTACAGGAATACCATTGATCAGAAATACTACATCTTCACGATTTCCATATCGTCCATTATTATAATAATACTCTTCAGATACTTGATAAATGTTATTTGAAGGATTCTCATAGTCGATCAGAGTTAAATTATACTCCCGATTATCATCTTGATTGAAGAAATTCTTCTCGCCTCTCAGATATTCTAGAAAATCTTTATTACCTTGAATGTCAAAACGAAGTAATGATAATTGAGAGATTATATCTGATGGATTTAATAGTTTTGGATTAAACTCAATAAGCTTTTGAGTTAGTATATCTTTGAAGAAAAGTGATGAGTTTTTAATTCTTTCTTGAGGTAATGATGCTGAAGTATCAAAGTGACGAAGTTCCTCTGCTTTGGATTGAGAGATATACTGCCAGTTTACCTTGCCGTTAGGCAGGCCAATATCTTGAGCATATTCTAATATTCTCTGCTGAACTGTTTTATGTTCTGTGAAAGATTGACTCATTAAAATTTCAAGATTTATTTGTTTGCAATATCAATAAGCTTTCTGAAAGCATAAATAGTCGGTTTACGTCCTATGCCTTTCATCAAAATTGTAAGAGTATCTGATTCCTCCAATCGCTTCAAAATCCTTTTTGAACTTGCTCTCGGTATCTTCGAACTTTTAATAAAATCAGTTGAAGAAAAAATCGGCATATCAAACAAAATATCCAGAGCTTTTATTGAGTATTGTGAATGGGTTATGCTTACGATCTTTTCTTTCATCATTTCATATAATTCTAAAATTGCCTTTGCTTTTTCAATGTTTTTCTCAGATTGTGAGATTATACCTTTTAAGAAAAATACTATCCAACTTTCCCACTCTTTGTTATCCGTGATTGCTTTTAACTTATTATAATATTCATCTCGGTTAGATTCAAAAAATGCGCTGATATAAAACATCGGAACACTAAGTATTTTCTTTTCAAATAAAAAAAGAGGAATTAAAATTCTTCCTA
This is a stretch of genomic DNA from Ignavibacteria bacterium. It encodes these proteins:
- a CDS encoding HsdR family type I site-specific deoxyribonuclease; amino-acid sequence: MSQSFTEHKTVQQRILEYAQDIGLPNGKVNWQYISQSKAEELRHFDTSASLPQERIKNSSLFFKDILTQKLIEFNPKLLNPSDIISQLSLLRFDIQGNKDFLEYLRGEKNFFNQDDNREYNLTLIDYENPSNNIYQVSEEYYYNNGRYGNREDVVFLINGIPVVVVECKSATKDEALAIGIDQIRRYHKETPEMIVPQQIFSVTEALGFSYGVTWNLNRKDLFNWRGLPAEDFGEGREDEIGNLEFKIKTFFQPEKILSYIKNYILFAEKNEELNKYILRQHQVKAVEKIVTRSIDETKKRGLIWHTQGSGKTYTMIKAAEILFKLKDTDKPTIILLIDRNELEDQMIKNLISLGLKNIEHADRIVKLRDLLKQDYRGIIISMIHKFNEMPANVNLRKNIYVLVDEAHRTTSGDLGNYLMAAIPNATYMGFTGTPIDKTVYGRGTFKTFGIDDPQGYLDKYSISDSIEDGTTVPLYYSLAPNDLLVPEETLEKEFLGLAEAEGISDIDELNKILERAVVTKNFLKGKRRVNKIAKFISEHYKTYVENLGYKAFVVAVDREACALYKHALDKYLPPEYSEVVYTGNYNDSEELKKYHISKEDEKRIRKSFCKPDQYPKILIVTEKLLTGFDAPILYAMYLDKPMRDHTLLQAIARVNRPYEDDSGKKKPFGFVLDFIGIFDKLEKALAFDSDDVKSVVKDIALLKTLFKNMMEKEAPKYLSLIKGTYDDKD